The Brevundimonas vesicularis genome includes the window GCGGATCACCTCGGCGACATCGGACACGAAGATCTTGCCGTCGCCGATCTTGCCTGTGCGAGCCGAGGTCTGAATGGCCTCGACAACCGCGGGCGCGAGGTCGTCGGCGACGACTACCTCGATCTTGATCTTGGGCAGAAAGTCGATGACGTATTCCGCGCCGCGATACAGTTCGGAATGACCTTTCTGGCGACCATATCCCTTGGCCTCCAGCACAGTCATGCCTTGCACGCCCACGTCCTGGAGCGCCTCTTTGACGTCATCCAGCTTGAAGGGCTTGATGATGGCTTCGATTTTCTTCATGGCGACCCCGGAGCGGCGCACGGAATGCAGCGGCGCTCGGGCGCGAATGGGACACAGCAGGGCCGCTCAAAGCAAGCGATTTTCGCAGGCTGGCGAAGGATAATCGGAACGCGGATGATAGAAACCAACGACCCGGCGATCTGGCGCAATTTTCTGCCTTGGCCGAGCGCAGAAACGCACAAGCATACGCGCGGACGCTTGGCGGTCGTTTCAGGAAAGGCGCATCACACCGGCGCTGCGCGACTTGCAGCTCATGCGGGTCTCAGGATGGGCGCTGGAGTCGTGCGAATCCTCTGTCCGCCAGATGCGGCGTCGGTGATCGCGCCGGCTGTGCAAGCGGTGATGTTGAAGCCTTTTTCTTCACCCGAAAACTTAAGTCGGGAAGCCACCGGCAGTGACGCCATCGTGATCGGACCTGCCGCAGGGTTGGACGACGCGACGATCGCAAACATTCAGGCGCTTGGCTCGACCGGCGCCGTTTTGGTGATCGACGCGGATGGTCTGTCGGTCTTCAAAGGTCGGACTGCGGAACTATTCGCGGTGTTGGATCGTGACGATATCCTGACGCCGCATGAAGGTGAGTTTGAGCGACTTTTCCCAGGCCTGCTCGCCCAAGGTCGCGAAACGGCCGTTCAAGACGCGGCGCGAGAGGCACAAGCCACGATCGTCTTGAAGGGCGCCCAGACGCTGATCGCATCGCCTGATGGTCGCATCCGCCGAAATGAAAACGGCTCGCCGTGGCTGGCGACGGCCGGAACCGGCGACGTCCTGGCCGGCATGATCGGCGGATTGGCAGCCCAACGCATGGACAGCTTCGAGGCAGCCTGCGCCGCTGTTTGGCTTCATTCCGACGCCGCAGAGCGTTTCGGTCCGGGATTGACCTCGGATGACCTCTACGATGCCTTGCCGAAGGCATTGTTTGAGCAGTGGAGTGTCGGAAATCAAAAATGACCTTTCGAGTTTCGGTTCCGCATTTCTGGATTAATGAAAATCTCTAGATCCCGGCAGGATTCGCACATCACGGGGATGGCGATGGGGCGGATGGCGGGGTGTCTGGGGATGGGCGACGACGTCGGCGCGGGCGAGTTGGACCAAAGTATCGTGATCTTGAGATAGGCGTGACAGTTCGCTGGAGCGGTCGATGACGCGGCGGGCGACCAGGTGGACGACGCCTTCGGGGCTTTTCTCAACCACGCCCTCGACCGCCATCAGCTGGGCGGCCATGACCTCGCGGCGGAACTGTTCGAACATCCGCGCCCAGAGGACAACGTTGATGATGCCAGTCTCGTCTTCCAAGGTGACGAAGATGGTGTTGCCCTTGCCGGGACGTTGACGCACCAGAACCACGCCGGCGACCTGCACCAGGGCGCCGCCGTGACGGGCTTCGGTCCGGGCGCAGGTCAGCAGGCCTTCGGCGTCGAAGATGGTGCGCAGGATGGCCATGGGGTGCGCCTTCAGCGACAGGCGCAGGGTTTGGTAGTCGGCGGCGACATGCTCGCCTAAGGCCATGGTCGGCAATCGCGCGTCGGGTTCGGCGCCAAGCTCGCGCGCATGGGCGGCGGCGAACAACGGCAGGGGCGCGTC containing:
- a CDS encoding NAD(P)H-hydrate dehydratase, which codes for MIETNDPAIWRNFLPWPSAETHKHTRGRLAVVSGKAHHTGAARLAAHAGLRMGAGVVRILCPPDAASVIAPAVQAVMLKPFSSPENLSREATGSDAIVIGPAAGLDDATIANIQALGSTGAVLVIDADGLSVFKGRTAELFAVLDRDDILTPHEGEFERLFPGLLAQGRETAVQDAAREAQATIVLKGAQTLIASPDGRIRRNENGSPWLATAGTGDVLAGMIGGLAAQRMDSFEAACAAVWLHSDAAERFGPGLTSDDLYDALPKALFEQWSVGNQK
- a CDS encoding P-II family nitrogen regulator gives rise to the protein MKKIEAIIKPFKLDDVKEALQDVGVQGMTVLEAKGYGRQKGHSELYRGAEYVIDFLPKIKIEVVVADDLAPAVVEAIQTSARTGKIGDGKIFVSDVAEVIRIRTGETGAQAV